The following are encoded in a window of Candidatus Zixiibacteriota bacterium genomic DNA:
- a CDS encoding 3-isopropylmalate dehydratase large subunit, with amino-acid sequence MKIPRKKELLELQKKYRTDKKIGEVYGVPGRLVAYWRSKKKIGPYSQPKYSSERITDLWERFGDDRLAGIELGISGPGFRQWRLRYGIKNKPTQLKIEQLELEFLDMPSITKSTRKETFIRKLLARKAGLKTVEEGEIVAIEPDLVIASDNAGIAIDAFYNAGNTKVFNHAKIAIILNHLGSLAESEIKSQNIAGEQKKIREFAKKQSIMMFYDVGCGMPHQVIIEEGLILPGQLTVGADQYIPSYGGVGAYSINIAISEMAKIWASGRIEQKIPESIKIVVNGNLSQGVAANDIILKLSREINKYAKSGKAFEFYGRAIMALTTSQRITLTNFTIAAGAGSAMVPVDEITQRFLKKITKAKYKLVKADFDAIYENEIETDVSFLSPQIVACGNIDDSKPVEELAGKQIDHVVLGGCTNGHLEDLEIAASILRGRRIHRNTRMMVIPSSRKTFLEAIDKGYISALVESGCLILNPSYDSYFSANNGMLADGERALTTTYNNISNKNKLKHSEIYIVSPATVAASALEGAIADPRKYFG; translated from the coding sequence GTGAAAATACCCAGAAAAAAAGAGCTTTTAGAGCTGCAAAAGAAATACCGAACCGATAAGAAAATCGGCGAGGTGTATGGTGTACCCGGCAGATTGGTAGCATACTGGCGGTCAAAAAAGAAAATCGGGCCATACAGCCAGCCCAAATATTCCAGCGAAAGAATTACCGATTTATGGGAACGTTTCGGCGATGACCGTCTGGCCGGTATAGAGTTGGGTATTTCCGGCCCCGGATTCAGGCAGTGGCGATTGAGATACGGAATTAAAAACAAGCCGACTCAGCTAAAAATAGAACAGCTCGAGTTGGAATTTCTTGATATGCCCAGCATTACTAAATCCACGCGCAAAGAAACATTTATCAGAAAACTATTAGCGCGGAAAGCAGGCTTGAAAACTGTTGAGGAGGGTGAGATTGTTGCCATCGAACCCGATCTGGTAATTGCAAGCGATAATGCAGGAATAGCGATTGACGCTTTTTATAATGCCGGCAATACTAAAGTATTTAATCATGCGAAAATAGCCATCATTTTAAATCATCTTGGCAGCCTTGCCGAATCAGAAATTAAATCTCAGAATATCGCCGGTGAACAAAAAAAAATACGCGAGTTTGCCAAAAAACAGAGTATTATGATGTTTTATGACGTTGGTTGCGGGATGCCGCATCAGGTTATAATTGAAGAAGGTTTGATTCTCCCCGGACAACTAACCGTTGGAGCCGATCAATACATTCCATCATATGGCGGCGTTGGAGCATATTCAATAAATATTGCTATTTCAGAAATGGCAAAAATATGGGCTTCTGGAAGAATAGAACAAAAAATTCCCGAATCTATTAAAATAGTAGTTAACGGCAATCTTAGCCAGGGAGTTGCCGCTAATGATATTATTTTAAAACTATCCCGCGAAATAAATAAATATGCTAAATCTGGCAAAGCATTCGAATTCTATGGCCGGGCTATTATGGCTCTGACGACCTCGCAGAGAATTACTCTCACCAATTTTACCATCGCCGCTGGAGCAGGCTCGGCGATGGTTCCGGTTGATGAAATAACTCAAAGGTTTTTAAAAAAGATTACTAAAGCGAAATATAAACTTGTAAAAGCCGATTTTGATGCAATTTATGAAAATGAAATTGAAACTGATGTGTCCTTTCTTTCTCCTCAGATTGTTGCTTGCGGAAATATCGATGACAGCAAGCCCGTTGAAGAATTAGCAGGCAAGCAAATCGATCATGTAGTCCTTGGCGGCTGTACTAATGGCCATCTTGAAGACCTTGAAATCGCCGCCTCTATACTCAGGGGAAGACGAATTCATCGCAATACACGTATGATGGTGATACCGTCCTCGCGTAAAACTTTCTTAGAGGCTATAGACAAAGGCTATATTAGCGCCTTGGTCGAATCCGGCTGCCTTATACTTAACCCGAGTTATGACTCATATTTTAGCGCCAATAACGGTATGCTTGCCGATGGTGAGCGGGCTTTGACTACAACATATAATAATATATCCAACAAAAATAAGCTAAAGCATTCGGAAATCTATATTGTTTCGCCGGCAACCGTTGCCGCCTCCGCGCTCGAGGGGGCAATCGCCGACCCGCGGAAGTATTTCGGTTAA
- a CDS encoding HIT domain-containing protein → MDTLWSPWRSVYILGPKEKGCVFCKNFKQKKDRANLILHRGKHSFIIMNRYPYNSGHLMVCPVAHKSKLDELTKAEYTEMFEFLTLCTKLLTSALPADGLNIGINLGEVAGSSIRDHLHIHIVPRFTGDTNFMPVLGLTRVQSFALLDTYDALKKHLKKLVKK, encoded by the coding sequence ATGGATACTTTATGGTCCCCATGGCGTTCTGTCTATATTTTAGGTCCTAAAGAAAAAGGATGTGTTTTTTGCAAAAACTTCAAGCAAAAAAAAGACCGGGCGAATTTAATTTTACATAGAGGGAAACACTCTTTTATTATAATGAATAGATATCCTTACAATAGCGGGCATCTGATGGTTTGTCCTGTTGCGCATAAGTCTAAGCTTGATGAATTAACTAAAGCTGAATATACCGAAATGTTCGAGTTTCTAACGCTTTGCACAAAACTGCTCACTTCAGCATTGCCTGCCGATGGTTTAAATATTGGCATCAATTTGGGTGAAGTAGCCGGTTCCAGTATTCGAGACCATCTGCATATTCATATTGTGCCCAGATTTACAGGAGATACAAATTTTATGCCTGTGCTGGGGCTGACAAGAGTACAGTCATTCGCATTGCTTGATACTTATGATGCCCTAAAAAAACATCTGAAAAAATTAGTTAAAAAGTGA
- the trkA gene encoding Trk system potassium transporter TrkA, which translates to MNIIIIGLGEVGKHIASVLSKENHNVTVVDSNTNAVTAIDDRLDVRSVVGRAGSIKIMKEIEIDKSDLVIAVTNLDEVNILTAMMAKNMGAKKVIARVDSREYLPETRGSFQELFGIDLVISPEILSAIEISKLIGFMGASYIAEFANGMVELMQLTHNKKAGVTGIPLQKLKTPPDILVSGIVRKNELIIPSGSTVLKDGDKVFIIGKKESIEDGARYFGKTKESGAEKVVVLGGGEIGLTVAKLLEGTKISVVLIEWNKSKCQSLSEELKEALIINGDGTDIEILKQEKVGEADVFVTASKRDEVNLMSGLLAKELGSKKTIAIVHRPDYLSVYEHLGLDATISPRRFAANQILKYVRSGEVVSVSDVDIGKGEILEFAAPDGCKTIDTPLKDLNVPKGAIIGAIAGERGVIIPTGDDVIMAGDSVIVFTTPGVRPKVENLFRSC; encoded by the coding sequence ATGAATATTATAATTATAGGATTAGGCGAAGTTGGCAAACATATTGCCTCTGTATTATCTAAAGAGAACCATAACGTAACGGTAGTTGACTCGAACACAAATGCGGTAACCGCTATTGATGACAGGCTCGATGTGCGATCGGTTGTCGGTCGGGCTGGTTCCATTAAAATAATGAAAGAAATCGAAATCGATAAATCAGACCTGGTTATTGCTGTAACCAACCTTGATGAAGTTAATATATTAACCGCAATGATGGCGAAAAATATGGGCGCCAAAAAAGTAATTGCCAGAGTTGATTCCCGTGAATACCTGCCCGAAACACGCGGGTCGTTTCAGGAATTATTCGGCATCGATCTGGTTATTTCTCCGGAGATACTTTCGGCTATCGAAATAAGCAAGCTGATAGGCTTTATGGGCGCATCTTATATTGCCGAATTTGCGAATGGCATGGTCGAGCTAATGCAGCTGACTCATAACAAAAAAGCTGGAGTTACCGGAATCCCCCTTCAAAAACTAAAAACACCGCCGGATATACTTGTATCGGGCATTGTCCGTAAAAACGAACTTATAATTCCATCCGGCAGTACAGTGTTGAAGGACGGGGATAAAGTTTTTATAATCGGCAAGAAAGAATCAATAGAAGATGGCGCCAGATATTTCGGTAAAACCAAGGAATCGGGGGCCGAGAAAGTCGTTGTTCTCGGCGGCGGTGAAATCGGTTTGACTGTAGCGAAACTGCTTGAGGGAACGAAGATATCAGTTGTTTTAATCGAGTGGAATAAATCAAAATGTCAATCCTTATCCGAAGAACTGAAAGAGGCTTTAATTATTAACGGCGACGGCACCGATATTGAGATTTTGAAGCAGGAAAAAGTTGGCGAGGCGGATGTGTTTGTAACTGCCTCCAAGCGTGATGAGGTTAATTTGATGTCGGGTCTTCTGGCCAAAGAGCTTGGCAGTAAAAAAACTATCGCTATAGTTCATCGCCCCGACTACCTGTCAGTCTATGAGCATCTGGGGTTGGATGCCACTATTTCACCGCGTCGGTTTGCCGCCAACCAGATATTGAAATATGTTCGTTCGGGAGAGGTCGTTTCAGTATCCGATGTCGATATTGGCAAAGGAGAAATACTTGAATTTGCTGCGCCTGATGGATGTAAAACCATCGACACTCCACTAAAAGATCTCAATGTCCCCAAAGGCGCTATAATAGGCGCAATAGCTGGTGAAAGAGGAGTTATAATACCAACCGGCGATGATGTAATCATGGCTGGGGATAGTGTTATCGTCTTTACTACGCCGGGCGTTCGACCCAAGGTCGAAAATCTTTTCAGGTCATGCTAA
- a CDS encoding TrkH family potassium uptake protein, with product MLMNIRYSSKLIGLLLLVMAASMATSLVWAFIDNDQQAIWSFIHSTAITAGAGTVMILLGIKSKSDLYIKEALVITAFGWIFSGVFGALPYMFENTFNSFASAFFETVSGFTTTGSTAIIIVEEQSRALLYWRSLTQWLGGMGIIVLFIAILPRLGLGAKHLFKSEVPGPITASFRPKLKETSSILWKIYLGFTAAEIIILRLLGMNLFESICHSFTTMSTGGFSTITASIGGFNNPAIEYAICFFMFVAGVNFYLYYLIAKGDTTCIIKDPEFRAYAAITGIAAIILTLSIYSIHGSFAEAFRKGLFQTISISTTTGYGTDNFDVYPSFARLLLIVLMFIGGSAGSTAGGIKVSRFLVLIKIVRVELFKAVHPNAVVAIKIGDSPIKDDIAKSIAGFFILFIIVFATGSIFMAALGLDIITAFSSVIACLANIGPGLGRVGSIENFAFIPEIGKLFLSFCMILGRLELFTVMALMIPAFWKK from the coding sequence ATGCTAATGAACATTCGCTATAGCAGTAAATTAATTGGCTTATTGCTTCTGGTGATGGCGGCATCTATGGCAACCTCGCTGGTCTGGGCATTCATAGACAATGATCAGCAGGCAATATGGTCGTTTATACATTCCACAGCTATCACCGCCGGCGCCGGAACGGTAATGATCCTTTTGGGAATAAAAAGCAAGAGCGATTTATATATCAAGGAGGCTTTAGTTATAACTGCCTTTGGCTGGATTTTTTCAGGAGTTTTCGGAGCTTTGCCGTATATGTTTGAAAATACATTCAACTCCTTTGCCAGCGCATTTTTTGAAACTGTATCCGGTTTCACCACCACCGGTTCAACAGCTATTATAATAGTTGAGGAACAATCAAGAGCATTACTATACTGGCGGTCGCTTACGCAATGGCTGGGAGGCATGGGAATAATTGTCTTGTTTATTGCCATCCTGCCCCGACTTGGCTTGGGCGCTAAACACCTGTTTAAATCTGAAGTACCCGGACCTATTACTGCCAGTTTCCGCCCCAAATTAAAAGAAACATCATCAATCTTATGGAAAATTTATTTAGGTTTTACGGCTGCTGAAATAATAATCCTAAGGCTTTTAGGCATGAATCTCTTTGAATCAATTTGCCATAGTTTTACTACGATGTCCACCGGCGGTTTTTCTACTATTACTGCCTCAATCGGCGGGTTTAACAATCCGGCAATCGAGTATGCCATCTGCTTTTTTATGTTCGTCGCCGGAGTCAATTTTTATCTTTACTATTTGATAGCCAAAGGTGACACGACCTGCATTATTAAAGACCCTGAATTCAGAGCTTATGCGGCTATTACAGGAATCGCCGCTATTATATTAACTCTCTCCATATATTCAATTCATGGCAGTTTTGCCGAGGCGTTTCGCAAGGGGCTTTTCCAGACAATTTCTATTAGCACTACCACCGGATATGGTACTGATAATTTCGATGTCTATCCGTCCTTTGCCCGATTATTGCTAATAGTTCTGATGTTTATCGGCGGCTCAGCCGGCTCGACCGCTGGCGGCATTAAAGTCTCGCGTTTTCTGGTTTTGATAAAAATCGTCAGAGTCGAATTATTTAAAGCGGTTCATCCCAATGCAGTGGTGGCGATTAAAATCGGCGATAGCCCAATTAAGGATGATATAGCGAAATCCATAGCAGGCTTCTTTATTTTATTCATAATCGTATTCGCAACCGGCTCGATATTCATGGCCGCCTTAGGATTGGATATTATCACTGCTTTTTCCTCAGTGATAGCCTGCTTAGCGAATATCGGTCCTGGTTTGGGCAGAGTTGGCTCAATTGAAAATTTCGCTTTCATTCCTGAAATCGGCAAGCTGTTTTTAAGTTTCTGTATGATACTGGGCAGGCTGGAGCTATTCACTGTTATGGCATTGATGATACCGGCATTTTGGAAAAAATAG
- a CDS encoding permease — protein sequence MIERCLIEIWNILLDLSFPLIVGIAIAGAVHVILPAGFVHRNLGKRGLGSIIKAALIGVPMPLCSCGVIPTAVGLKQDGASNGASTSFLISTPQTGVDSILVSASFLGWPFAIFKLIVSFITGIIGGAVVDLFDNQDGYTPKQSAADNHFSGYQSRLKEAVNFGIFELFGMIYRWLIVGILLAALISLFVPSGYLSTISWIGGIGGLFLMLLISLPLYVCATASVPIAASLIAAGMPPGAAMVLLMAGPASNIATIGAVFRAFGGKILTIYLATVSIFSIFFGWLFDFIINSGESLAIQHHQNNEWFIIASAVTVIGLSVFMIFNDLQKKYHQKLAHRGMSRDRDIRQSHESTEADMRIQLSVQGMTCQHCAANVTKALESVEGAKVVNVSTDENLAVIDGNPAIDDLIDSVNNAGYTATAL from the coding sequence ATGATAGAACGCTGCTTAATAGAGATATGGAATATCCTACTGGATCTTTCATTCCCGCTTATTGTGGGTATAGCAATAGCCGGAGCCGTACATGTTATTCTGCCAGCCGGATTTGTGCACCGGAATCTTGGCAAGCGGGGACTGGGCAGTATAATCAAAGCCGCGCTTATAGGCGTGCCAATGCCCTTATGTTCATGCGGCGTTATTCCGACAGCTGTTGGCCTTAAGCAGGATGGAGCTTCCAATGGAGCCTCTACAAGCTTCTTGATTAGCACGCCTCAAACCGGTGTTGATTCAATTCTGGTAAGCGCCTCATTTCTGGGCTGGCCATTTGCAATATTCAAATTGATAGTGTCGTTTATTACCGGCATCATTGGCGGAGCTGTAGTTGATTTATTTGATAATCAGGATGGGTATACACCGAAACAAAGCGCTGCTGATAACCATTTTTCGGGTTATCAATCAAGGCTTAAAGAAGCCGTTAATTTTGGAATCTTTGAACTGTTTGGCATGATCTACCGCTGGCTGATTGTTGGCATATTATTAGCTGCCCTAATTTCGTTATTTGTTCCATCCGGCTATCTTTCGACTATAAGCTGGATAGGCGGGATTGGCGGTTTGTTTTTAATGTTGTTAATCTCATTGCCGCTGTATGTATGTGCTACCGCATCAGTCCCGATTGCGGCATCGCTAATTGCGGCGGGCATGCCTCCGGGCGCGGCAATGGTGCTGTTGATGGCGGGACCAGCATCAAATATTGCTACTATAGGCGCGGTATTCCGGGCGTTTGGCGGTAAAATCCTAACAATCTACTTAGCGACAGTATCGATATTCAGCATATTTTTTGGCTGGCTGTTTGATTTTATTATCAACTCAGGAGAATCTTTGGCAATTCAGCACCATCAGAATAATGAGTGGTTTATAATAGCCAGCGCCGTAACAGTAATTGGCTTGTCTGTCTTTATGATATTTAATGATTTGCAGAAAAAATATCACCAGAAGTTAGCGCATAGGGGCATGTCTCGGGATAGGGATATACGTCAATCTCATGAATCTACTGAGGCAGATATGAGAATACAACTATCTGTACAGGGAATGACCTGCCAGCATTGTGCGGCGAATGTTACAAAAGCATTAGAAAGCGTCGAGGGTGCTAAGGTTGTGAATGTATCGACAGATGAGAATTTAGCGGTTATTGATGGTAATCCAGCCATTGATGATTTAATTGATTCTGTCAACAATGCTGGTTATACGGCAACAGCTTTATAG
- a CDS encoding aromatic amino acid lyase, with protein sequence MSVVIGDKKLTLEDVEQVARHNEKVELASSAVERIKKCRQMLDRKIKAKEIMYGVNTGIGEFSEIVLDDEQVKEFQKYLIYNHSAGIGEPAPIEHIRAAMLTRINVQSHGHSGCRPEITQTLVALLNKGVTPVVCEKGSVGACGDLAPMSQIALLLMGEGEAFYNGKRLPSSEAMKQAGVPIPGLHARDGLATINGSNLIAGIGCLELLDTERMIAQAEIACAMSLEALMANMKPYDERLHKLRGFTGAATSANNIRSIIEGSDLVTGKLKVKVQDAYSMRSTPQVIGAARDHLAYARKQFEIEINGVGDNPIFLPDDDTVLTGANFQGTPISMPLDMVGASIAMICVLSERRLNRLLNPALSIGLPAFLTKGAGMYSGHMLSQYTAGMLIVEQRILSNPSCVQSIPAAADQEDFVSMGMNGALKTKQILKNACGVIGIELIAAAQALDFRDFKPGQGTQAAHSAVRKVVEHLDKDRPLYKDHNNMAEAVKQNEVLKAVENKVGPLSKSW encoded by the coding sequence ATGTCAGTAGTAATTGGAGATAAAAAGCTCACCTTAGAGGATGTCGAACAGGTTGCCCGCCATAACGAAAAAGTGGAGCTGGCTTCCTCAGCTGTCGAGCGGATAAAGAAATGCCGTCAGATGCTGGACAGGAAAATCAAAGCTAAAGAAATCATGTATGGCGTTAATACCGGTATCGGCGAATTTTCCGAGATTGTCTTGGATGACGAGCAGGTCAAGGAATTTCAGAAGTATCTTATCTACAATCATTCGGCGGGCATCGGCGAACCGGCACCGATAGAGCATATCCGGGCAGCGATGCTTACCCGCATCAATGTTCAAAGTCATGGCCATTCCGGTTGTCGTCCTGAAATTACCCAAACTCTTGTTGCCCTGCTTAATAAAGGTGTAACGCCGGTAGTCTGCGAAAAAGGCAGTGTTGGCGCTTGCGGCGACCTTGCCCCTATGAGCCAAATAGCTCTTTTACTTATGGGCGAGGGCGAGGCGTTTTATAACGGTAAACGGCTTCCTTCATCAGAGGCTATGAAACAAGCGGGCGTTCCAATACCAGGTCTTCACGCGCGCGATGGATTGGCTACCATAAACGGCTCCAACCTGATAGCCGGCATCGGTTGTCTTGAGCTTCTGGATACTGAACGGATGATAGCTCAGGCTGAGATTGCCTGCGCCATGTCGCTTGAGGCTTTGATGGCTAACATGAAACCGTATGATGAACGCCTTCACAAGCTTCGCGGTTTTACCGGCGCTGCAACATCAGCCAACAATATCCGCAGCATAATTGAGGGATCGGATTTAGTAACCGGCAAGCTTAAGGTCAAAGTTCAGGATGCTTACTCTATGCGGTCAACTCCGCAAGTGATAGGAGCGGCTCGCGACCATCTTGCCTATGCTCGCAAGCAGTTCGAGATTGAAATTAACGGTGTTGGCGATAACCCGATTTTCCTGCCCGATGACGACACCGTATTAACCGGCGCTAATTTTCAGGGCACTCCAATCAGTATGCCGCTTGATATGGTCGGCGCCTCGATTGCCATGATCTGTGTGCTCTCCGAACGTCGGCTCAACCGGCTTTTAAATCCGGCTCTAAGCATAGGCCTGCCGGCGTTTCTAACTAAGGGAGCGGGGATGTATTCCGGCCATATGCTAAGCCAATATACCGCCGGGATGCTGATAGTGGAACAGCGTATCCTGTCTAATCCATCGTGCGTTCAATCGATTCCAGCCGCCGCCGACCAAGAAGATTTTGTCAGTATGGGCATGAACGGTGCGCTGAAAACAAAACAGATTCTTAAAAATGCTTGCGGCGTTATCGGCATCGAGCTTATTGCGGCGGCGCAAGCGCTCGATTTTCGCGATTTCAAACCCGGTCAAGGTACTCAAGCCGCTCATTCGGCTGTTCGCAAGGTTGTCGAACATTTAGATAAAGACCGGCCGCTATATAAGGACCATAACAATATGGCTGAAGCTGTAAAACAAAACGAAGTGCTCAAAGCCGTTGAGAATAAGGTCGGACCGCTGAGTAAATCATGGTAA